The Stomoxys calcitrans chromosome 3, idStoCalc2.1, whole genome shotgun sequence genome includes a region encoding these proteins:
- the LOC131995853 gene encoding uncharacterized protein LOC131995853, with protein MDDQDARTINQQIENIYSNLNNVTYTLSHEHSINFKMIERFNNITSHINNEQHTIERYMLSTTNKIKQEEDILLQTQYLNQINYNIDLLTHHLTNIAEAVVLSKLNIISRFLLSPEELENIEVKLKQKNIEVRSIENIYEMLGMQAYYNETNIIFNILVPNVSEEDYFLYHIIPLPINITKLIITEPYILFNENSTHHHKTLCPSIEGTYYCGIPIRQEETKYSLCIGNLINNKEANCPISDVGKRESITQVEQNLILFIHSPETLINSTCSIKTLTVKDTALVRFQNCDVSINGITYHDDTDAYWDQLHIPPLPNSNISVNSTIEILSLQKLEDFNFLTNNRISNLEITTTTVHSVTTTTTLPITPTTTSSLWPSLYLKGGGVTTPTLLSPPKPVTTPTLLSPPKPPRTLTY; from the exons ATGGATGACCAAGACGCTAGAACAATAAATCAACAGATAGAAAACATTTACTCAAACCTAAACAACGTTACATATACACTTTCACACGAACATTCAATCAACTTTAAAATGATTGAAAGATTCAATAACATAACATCCCACATAAATAACGAACAGCACACAATAGAAAGATACATGTTGAGCacaactaataaaataaaacaggaaGAGGACATACTATTACAAACACAATACCTCAACCAGATAAACTACAACATCGACCTTCTAACACACCACTTAACAAACATAGCTGAGGCAGTAGTTCTGTCAAAACTAAATATAATTTCAAGATTCCTCCTCAGCCCGGAAGAACTCGAAAACATAGaagtcaaattaaaacaaaaaaatattgaagtcagatctatcgaaaatatttatgaaatgctAGGCATGCAAGCCTACTACAATGaaacaaatatcatttttaaTATTCTTGTACCGAATGTCTCTGAAGAAGACTATTTTCTATACCACATAATTCCTTTACCAATAAACATAACTAAGTTAATAATAACAGAACCATATATATTGTTTAATGAAAATTCCACACACCATCACAAAACACTTTGCCCATCGATCGAAGGAACATATTATTGCGGTATACCGATCCGACAGGAAGAAACCaaatactcgttatgtattggaAACTTAATAAACAATAAAGAAGCAAATTGCCCAATTAGTGACGTTGGAAAAAGGGAATCGATCACACAAGTGGAACAAAacctaatactttttatacactcACCAGAGACACTAATAAATTCTACTTGCAGTATCAAAACTCTCACAGTAAAAGACACAGCCCTTGTGCGTTTCCAGAACTGTGACGTCTCAATAAATGGTATAACATACCACGATGATACCGATGCATATTGGGATCAACTCCACATACCCCCGTTACCAAACAGCAACATTTCCGTAAACTCCACAATCGAAATACTTAGTCTTCAAAAACTCGAGGATTTCAACTTTCTAACCAACAACAGAATTAGCAACCTGGAAATAACCACTACAACAGTTCACTcagtcacaacaacaacaacatta CCTATCACTCCGACCACAACATCTTCATTGTGGCCGTCGCTCTATCTTAAGGGGGGAGgagttacgacacccaccttattgtctccaccaaaaccagttacgacacccaccttattatctccaccaaaaccaccgAGAACGTTAACctattga